A portion of the Pseudomonas koreensis genome contains these proteins:
- a CDS encoding DUF6124 family protein, producing MTKPVPDPPEETPTPLEAALRADDLAKNREAIKRALDFYLCPAPSKPHPPSTMFLIQPDIDTESLLAHACESLASANTLASDFADQLGRPQRNTALAIQQIIMLAELAVNRALDRVDPHT from the coding sequence ATGACCAAGCCAGTCCCCGACCCACCCGAAGAAACCCCAACCCCCCTCGAAGCCGCGCTGCGCGCCGACGATCTCGCAAAAAACCGCGAAGCCATCAAGCGTGCCCTCGATTTCTATCTCTGCCCTGCACCCAGCAAACCCCATCCACCCAGCACGATGTTTCTGATCCAGCCCGACATCGACACCGAAAGTCTGCTGGCTCATGCCTGTGAATCCCTCGCGTCAGCCAACACGCTGGCCAGCGATTTCGCCGATCAGCTCGGTCGGCCGCAGCGCAATACGGCGCTGGCGATTCAGCAGATCATCATGCTGGCGGAGCTGGCAGTGAATCGGGCGCTGGATCGGGTTGATCCGCATACCTGA
- a CDS encoding SIMPL domain-containing protein (The SIMPL domain is named for its presence in mouse protein SIMPL (signalling molecule that associates with mouse pelle-like kinase). Bacterial member BP26, from Brucella, was shown to assemble into a channel-like structure, while YggE from E. coli has been associated with resistance to oxidative stress.) yields the protein MHTFRRSAALLALTVGSVASLPALAADELHYNQISLRAEVSQEVARDQMIVTLYTEEQNTDPAKLAAAISTTMNKATAQAKQVKDITLRTGSRNSYPIYDTKGQKITGWRERAELRLESTDFAALSKLTGELLTDLKMGGMDFAIADPTRKASEDQLLKEAVTAFKTRAQLATDALGGKGYKIVNLNLNSNGYPQPYLRAPIMMKAAAMDSAPVTPEVEAGTSQVSMTADGSIEVLMQ from the coding sequence ATGCACACATTTCGCCGCAGCGCCGCCCTCCTCGCCCTGACCGTCGGCAGCGTCGCCAGCCTTCCGGCGCTGGCCGCCGATGAGCTGCACTACAACCAGATTTCCCTGCGCGCCGAAGTCAGCCAGGAAGTCGCCCGCGACCAGATGATCGTGACGCTCTACACCGAAGAGCAAAACACCGACCCGGCCAAACTCGCCGCCGCCATCAGCACCACCATGAACAAGGCCACCGCCCAGGCCAAACAGGTCAAAGACATCACCCTGCGCACGGGCAGCCGCAACAGTTATCCGATCTACGACACCAAAGGCCAGAAGATCACCGGCTGGCGCGAACGCGCCGAACTGCGCCTGGAAAGCACCGACTTCGCTGCCCTGTCCAAACTCACCGGCGAACTGCTGACCGACCTGAAAATGGGCGGCATGGACTTCGCCATCGCCGACCCGACCCGCAAGGCCAGCGAAGACCAGTTGCTAAAAGAAGCCGTCACCGCCTTCAAGACCCGCGCGCAACTGGCCACCGACGCCTTGGGCGGCAAGGGCTATAAAATCGTCAACCTGAATTTAAACAGCAACGGTTATCCACAACCTTACCTGCGCGCCCCGATAATGATGAAGGCAGCGGCGATGGATTCCGCGCCGGTGACCCCGGAAGTCGAAGCCGGCACCAGCCAGGTCAGCATGACCGCGGATGGCTCGATTGAAGTGTTGATGCAGTGA
- a CDS encoding ATP-binding protein: MLAPVQLTSATRQNLWRLTFIRTLVLAAQAGSVGLAYWLQLLPLPWVQLAMTLGCSILLCVFTAVRLRTSWPVTELEYALQLACDLVIHSALLYFSGGSTNPFVSYYLVPLTIAAVTLPWRYSVILSGIALALYTVMLTRFYPLETLPVARENLQIYGMWLSFALAAAVITFFAARMAEELRRQEELRAIRREEGLRDQQLLAVATQAAGAAHELGTPLATMSVLLKEMQQDHPDALLQDDLKVLQDQVKLCKETLQQLVRAAEANRRLAVEMQDVTDWLDEALNRWHLMRPEASYRFQRLGQGTVPRMAPPPDLTQALLNLLNNAADACPENLQVTLDWDAETLTISIRDHGAGVPLAIAEQIGKPFFTTKGKGFGLGLFLSKASVTRAGGSVKLYSHEEGGTLTELRLPHGARGDQHE; the protein is encoded by the coding sequence ATGCTCGCCCCCGTACAACTGACTTCCGCCACTCGCCAGAACCTCTGGCGGCTGACTTTCATCCGCACCCTGGTGCTGGCCGCGCAGGCCGGGTCCGTGGGCCTGGCGTACTGGCTGCAATTGTTGCCGTTGCCTTGGGTGCAACTGGCGATGACCCTGGGCTGTTCGATTCTGCTCTGCGTGTTCACTGCCGTGCGCCTGCGTACATCGTGGCCGGTGACCGAGCTTGAATACGCGCTGCAACTGGCCTGCGATCTGGTCATCCACAGTGCGCTGCTGTATTTCTCCGGCGGCTCGACCAACCCGTTCGTTTCCTATTATCTGGTGCCGTTGACCATCGCGGCGGTGACGTTGCCGTGGCGTTATTCGGTGATTCTGTCGGGCATCGCGCTGGCGTTGTATACGGTGATGCTGACGCGTTTCTATCCGTTGGAAACCTTGCCGGTCGCCCGTGAGAATCTGCAGATCTACGGCATGTGGCTGAGCTTCGCCCTCGCCGCTGCGGTGATCACCTTCTTCGCTGCGCGCATGGCTGAAGAGCTGCGCCGGCAGGAAGAGTTGCGGGCGATTCGTCGCGAAGAAGGCCTGCGCGATCAGCAGTTGCTTGCCGTCGCCACGCAAGCAGCCGGTGCCGCGCATGAGCTGGGTACGCCACTGGCGACCATGAGCGTGCTGCTCAAAGAGATGCAGCAAGACCACCCCGATGCGCTGTTGCAGGATGATCTGAAAGTGCTGCAGGATCAGGTCAAGCTGTGCAAGGAAACCTTGCAGCAACTGGTCCGCGCCGCTGAGGCCAACCGGCGTCTGGCCGTGGAAATGCAGGACGTCACCGACTGGCTCGACGAAGCGCTGAACCGCTGGCACCTGATGCGCCCGGAGGCCAGTTATCGCTTCCAGCGTCTCGGCCAAGGCACCGTGCCACGCATGGCGCCGCCGCCGGATCTGACCCAGGCGCTGCTCAATTTGCTGAACAACGCTGCTGACGCCTGCCCGGAAAATCTCCAGGTGACGCTGGATTGGGATGCGGAAACCCTGACCATCAGCATTCGCGACCACGGCGCCGGTGTGCCGCTGGCCATCGCCGAGCAGATCGGCAAACCGTTTTTTACCACCAAGGGCAAAGGTTTCGGCCTGGGCCTGTTTTTGAGCAAGGCCAGCGTGACACGCGCCGGCGGCTCAGTGAAACTCTATAGTCATGAGGAAGGCGGCACGCTCACCGAGCTGCGCCTGCCCCATGGCGCCCGAGGAGACCAACATGAGTGA
- a CDS encoding response regulator transcription factor encodes MSDEIQVEGEELPHLLLVDDDATFTRVMARAMARRGFRVSTAGSAEEGLTIAQADLPDYAALDLKMDGDSGLVLLPKLLELDPEMRVVILTGYSSIATAVEAIKRGACNYLCKPADADDVLAALLSEHADLDSLVPENPMSVDRLQWEHIQRVLTEHEGNISATARALGMHRRTLQRKLQKRPVRR; translated from the coding sequence ATGAGTGACGAAATCCAAGTCGAAGGCGAAGAGCTGCCGCATCTGCTGCTGGTCGACGACGACGCGACCTTCACCCGCGTCATGGCCCGTGCCATGGCCCGACGCGGCTTTCGCGTCAGCACTGCCGGTTCCGCTGAAGAAGGCCTGACCATCGCCCAGGCCGATCTGCCGGATTACGCCGCGCTGGACCTGAAAATGGACGGCGACTCCGGACTTGTCCTGCTGCCCAAGCTGCTGGAGCTGGACCCGGAAATGCGCGTGGTGATCCTCACCGGTTATTCGAGCATCGCTACCGCCGTCGAGGCGATCAAGCGCGGCGCCTGCAACTACCTGTGCAAACCCGCCGATGCCGATGACGTACTCGCCGCGTTGCTGTCCGAGCACGCCGACCTCGACAGTCTGGTGCCGGAAAACCCGATGTCGGTCGACCGCCTGCAGTGGGAACACATCCAGCGCGTGCTCACCGAGCACGAAGGCAACATCTCCGCCACGGCCCGCGCGCTAGGCATGCACCGCCGCACTCTGCAGCGCAAACTGCAGAAGCGTCCGGTGCGTCGCTGA